The Nycticebus coucang isolate mNycCou1 chromosome 2, mNycCou1.pri, whole genome shotgun sequence genome includes a window with the following:
- the LOC128597286 gene encoding C-type lectin domain family 18 member A isoform X4, translating into MPRPDPSSRLGGLLPVLLALLGVIWAEVWMPQQQEQAPMPRALSRRESFLLLSLHNRLRSRVQPPAANMRRMDWSESLAQLAQARAALCGTPAPSLASTPQVGWNEQLWPAGLVSFVEVVSLWFAEGQQYSHTEAECAHNATCTHYTQLVWATSSQLGCGQHLCSVGQAAMEAFVCAYSPGGNWEVNGKTIIPYKKGTWCTLCTASVSGCFKAWDHEGGLCEVPRNPCRMSCRNHGHLNVSTCHCHCPPGYTGRYCQVRCSVQCVHGQFREEECSCICHVGYEGAQCATKVHFPFHNCDLRIDGDCFMVSSEADTYYRAKMKCQIRGGVLAQIESQKVQDILAFYLGRLETTNEVTDSDFETRNFWIGLTYKTTKDSFRWTTGEQQAFTSFAFGQPDNQGFGNCVEMQASAAFNWNDQRCKTRNRYICQFVCLIRDSREAPLCPGSERGQTRGVHTDVPSYLHHLQRREPDPRSQLRHLFTQGADAARARRSRPAPSCSRDAGWARCTRPVHAPRGSQPAHAQPALPPRPPPPPAAPRGRPKPFRGSPATVETVSGSLVTPRAKVKLLGTPEACRRRLNMAWEPTCGPAWPGQKRQQGAAIYWVYEYHRIPPLINRVPVKLRRTHMGRGVKRRKKPLPSAQIKPVRPEELRSIRGELSQIKAQVDSLLEHLEYMDRQRDQPAGTKDSEENKCSGSEGSSRNIEPSQEPRGQRASPEADGSKESTDAEKAVKNHSLEQEGSQ; encoded by the exons ATGCCACGGCCAGATCCCTCCTCCAGGCTGGGGGGCCTCCTGCCTGTACTCCTGGCTCTCCTTGGTGTGATCTGGGCAGAGGTGTGGATGCCCCAGCAGCAGGAGCAGGCTCCGATGCCCAGAG CCCTGAGCAGGAGGGAGAGTTTCTTGCTCCTCTCCCTGCACAATCGCCTGCGCAGCCGGGTCCAGCCCCCTGCGGCCAACATGCGGAGAATG GACTGGAGTGAGAGCTTGGCCCAACTGGCTCAGGCCAGGGCAGCCCTCTGTGGCACCCCGGCCCCGAGTCTGGCGTCTACACCGCAGGTGGGCTGGAATGAGCAGCTGTGGCCTGCAGGCTTGGTGTCCTTTGTTGAAGTGGTCAGCCTGTGGTTCGCAGAGGGGCAGCAGTACAGCCACACAGAGGCCGAGTGTGCCCACAATGCCACCTGCACCCACTACACTCAG CTCGTGTGGGCCACCTCGAGCCAGCTGGGCTGTGGGCAGCATCTGTGCTCTGTAGGCCAGGCAGCCATGGAAGCTTTTGTCTGTGCTTACTCCCCCGG AGGCAACTGGGAGGTCAATGGGAAGACAATCATCCCCTATAAGAAGGGCACCTGGTGTACGCTCTGCACAGCCAGTGTCTCGGGTTGCTTCAAGGCCTGGGACCATGAAGGGGGCCTCTGTG AGGTTCCCAGGAACCCATGTCGGATGAGCTGCCGGAACCATGGACATCTCAATGTCAGCacctgccactgccactgccccCCTGGATACACGGGAAGATACTGCCAAG TGCGGTGCAGCGTGCAGTGCGTGCATGGCCAGTTCCGTGAGGAGGAGTGCTCCTGCATCTGCCACGTGGGCTACGAGGGAGCCCAGTGTGCCA CCAAGGTGCACTTTCCGTTCCACAACTGTGACCTGAGGATCGATGGAGATTGCTTCATGGTGTCTTCAGAGGCAGACACCTACTACAGAGCCAAGATGAAATGCCAG ATAAGAGGCGGGGTGCTGGCCCAGATTGAAAGCCAGAAAGTACAGGACATCCTGGCCTTCTACCTGGGCCGCCTGGAGACCACCAATGAGGTGACTGACAGCGACTTTGAGACCCGGAACTTCTGGATCG GACTCACCTATAAGACCACCAAGGACTCCTTCCGCTGGACCACCGGGGAGCAACAGGCCTTCACCAGTTTTGCCTTTGGACAGCCTGACAACCAGGG GTTTGGCAATTGTGTGGAGATGCAGGCATCAGCCGCCTTCAACTGGAATGACCAACGCTGTAAAACCCGAAACCGTTACATCTGCCAGTTTG TCTGTTTAATCAGGGACTCAAGGGAAGCTCCTTTGTGCCCTGGCTCAGAGCGCGGGCAAACGCGGGGCGTTCACACGGATGTCCCCAGCTATCTCCACCATCTGCAAAGGAGGGAGCCGGACCCCAGATCACAACTCAGGCATTTATTTACTCAAG GAGCAGACGCCGCGCGCGCCAGGAGATCCCGCCCTGCGCCGAGCTGCTCCCGGGACGCGGGCTGGGCAAGGTGCACGCGCCCCGTGCACGCGCCCCGTGGGAGTCAGCCCGCGCACGCGCAGCCCGCCCTGCCCCCGCGGCCCCCGCCCCCTCCCGCCGCGCCGCGCGGCCGCCCGAAGCCCTTCCGCGGGTCGCCGGCGACTGTCGAGACGGTGTCCGGTTCCCTGGTGACCCCGCGGGCGAAGGTGAAGCTGCTGGGCACCCCGGAAGCGTGTCGGAGAC GTTTAAATATGGCTTGGGAGCCCACATGTGGTCCTGCCTGGCCAGGCCAGAAGAGGCAGCAGGGCGCAGCCATCTACTG GGTGTACGAATACCACAGGATCCCCCCACTCATCAACCGTGTGCCTGTCAAGCTCCGGAGGACCCACATGGGCCGGGGggtaaagaggaggaagaagcccCTGCCCTCTGCACAGATAAAGC CAGTCCGACCTGAAGAACTGCGCTCCATCAGGGGGGAGCTGAGCCAGATCAAAGCCCAGGTGGACAGCCTGCTGGAGCATCTGGAATACATGGACCGGCAGAGGGACCAGCCGGCAG GGACAAAGGACAGTGAAGAGAACAAGTGTTCTGGTAGTGAGGGCTCAAGCAGAAACATTGAGCCCTCACAGGAGCCTAGGGGTCAGAGGGCCAGCCCAGAGGCAGATGGCTCCAAGGAGAGCACAGACGCAGAGAAGGCA GTGAAGAATCACTCACTGGAACAGGAAGGCAGCCAATAG
- the LOC128597286 gene encoding C-type lectin domain family 18 member A isoform X5 has product MPRPDPSSRLGGLLPVLLALLGVIWAEVWMPQQQEQAPMPRALSRRESFLLLSLHNRLRSRVQPPAANMRRMDWSESLAQLAQARAALCGTPAPSLASTPQVGWNEQLWPAGLVSFVEVVSLWFAEGQQYSHTEAECAHNATCTHYTQLVWATSSQLGCGQHLCSVGQAAMEAFVCAYSPGGNWEVNGKTIIPYKKGTWCTLCTASVSGCFKAWDHEGGLCEVPRNPCRMSCRNHGHLNVSTCHCHCPPGYTGRYCQVRCSVQCVHGQFREEECSCICHVGYEGAQCATKVHFPFHNCDLRIDGDCFMVSSEADTYYRAKMKCQIRGGVLAQIESQKVQDILAFYLGRLETTNEVTDSDFETRNFWIGLTYKTTKDSFRWTTGEQQAFTSFAFGQPDNQGFGNCVEMQASAAFNWNDQRCKTRNRYICQFVCLIRDSREAPLCPGSERGQTRGVHTDVPSYLHHLQRREPDPRSQLRHLFTQGADAARARRSRPAPSCSRDAGWARCTRPVHAPRGSQPAHAQPALPPRPPPPPAAPRGRPKPFRGSPATVETVSGSLVTPRAKVKLLGTPEACRRRLNMAWEPTCGPAWPGQKRQQGAAIYWVYEYHRIPPLINRVPVKLRRTHMGRGVKRRKKPLPSAQIKLRPEELRSIRGELSQIKAQVDSLLEHLEYMDRQRDQPAGTKDSEENKCSGSEGSSRNIEPSQEPRGQRASPEADGSKESTDAEKAVKNHSLEQEGSQ; this is encoded by the exons ATGCCACGGCCAGATCCCTCCTCCAGGCTGGGGGGCCTCCTGCCTGTACTCCTGGCTCTCCTTGGTGTGATCTGGGCAGAGGTGTGGATGCCCCAGCAGCAGGAGCAGGCTCCGATGCCCAGAG CCCTGAGCAGGAGGGAGAGTTTCTTGCTCCTCTCCCTGCACAATCGCCTGCGCAGCCGGGTCCAGCCCCCTGCGGCCAACATGCGGAGAATG GACTGGAGTGAGAGCTTGGCCCAACTGGCTCAGGCCAGGGCAGCCCTCTGTGGCACCCCGGCCCCGAGTCTGGCGTCTACACCGCAGGTGGGCTGGAATGAGCAGCTGTGGCCTGCAGGCTTGGTGTCCTTTGTTGAAGTGGTCAGCCTGTGGTTCGCAGAGGGGCAGCAGTACAGCCACACAGAGGCCGAGTGTGCCCACAATGCCACCTGCACCCACTACACTCAG CTCGTGTGGGCCACCTCGAGCCAGCTGGGCTGTGGGCAGCATCTGTGCTCTGTAGGCCAGGCAGCCATGGAAGCTTTTGTCTGTGCTTACTCCCCCGG AGGCAACTGGGAGGTCAATGGGAAGACAATCATCCCCTATAAGAAGGGCACCTGGTGTACGCTCTGCACAGCCAGTGTCTCGGGTTGCTTCAAGGCCTGGGACCATGAAGGGGGCCTCTGTG AGGTTCCCAGGAACCCATGTCGGATGAGCTGCCGGAACCATGGACATCTCAATGTCAGCacctgccactgccactgccccCCTGGATACACGGGAAGATACTGCCAAG TGCGGTGCAGCGTGCAGTGCGTGCATGGCCAGTTCCGTGAGGAGGAGTGCTCCTGCATCTGCCACGTGGGCTACGAGGGAGCCCAGTGTGCCA CCAAGGTGCACTTTCCGTTCCACAACTGTGACCTGAGGATCGATGGAGATTGCTTCATGGTGTCTTCAGAGGCAGACACCTACTACAGAGCCAAGATGAAATGCCAG ATAAGAGGCGGGGTGCTGGCCCAGATTGAAAGCCAGAAAGTACAGGACATCCTGGCCTTCTACCTGGGCCGCCTGGAGACCACCAATGAGGTGACTGACAGCGACTTTGAGACCCGGAACTTCTGGATCG GACTCACCTATAAGACCACCAAGGACTCCTTCCGCTGGACCACCGGGGAGCAACAGGCCTTCACCAGTTTTGCCTTTGGACAGCCTGACAACCAGGG GTTTGGCAATTGTGTGGAGATGCAGGCATCAGCCGCCTTCAACTGGAATGACCAACGCTGTAAAACCCGAAACCGTTACATCTGCCAGTTTG TCTGTTTAATCAGGGACTCAAGGGAAGCTCCTTTGTGCCCTGGCTCAGAGCGCGGGCAAACGCGGGGCGTTCACACGGATGTCCCCAGCTATCTCCACCATCTGCAAAGGAGGGAGCCGGACCCCAGATCACAACTCAGGCATTTATTTACTCAAG GAGCAGACGCCGCGCGCGCCAGGAGATCCCGCCCTGCGCCGAGCTGCTCCCGGGACGCGGGCTGGGCAAGGTGCACGCGCCCCGTGCACGCGCCCCGTGGGAGTCAGCCCGCGCACGCGCAGCCCGCCCTGCCCCCGCGGCCCCCGCCCCCTCCCGCCGCGCCGCGCGGCCGCCCGAAGCCCTTCCGCGGGTCGCCGGCGACTGTCGAGACGGTGTCCGGTTCCCTGGTGACCCCGCGGGCGAAGGTGAAGCTGCTGGGCACCCCGGAAGCGTGTCGGAGAC GTTTAAATATGGCTTGGGAGCCCACATGTGGTCCTGCCTGGCCAGGCCAGAAGAGGCAGCAGGGCGCAGCCATCTACTG GGTGTACGAATACCACAGGATCCCCCCACTCATCAACCGTGTGCCTGTCAAGCTCCGGAGGACCCACATGGGCCGGGGggtaaagaggaggaagaagcccCTGCCCTCTGCACAGATAAAGC TCCGACCTGAAGAACTGCGCTCCATCAGGGGGGAGCTGAGCCAGATCAAAGCCCAGGTGGACAGCCTGCTGGAGCATCTGGAATACATGGACCGGCAGAGGGACCAGCCGGCAG GGACAAAGGACAGTGAAGAGAACAAGTGTTCTGGTAGTGAGGGCTCAAGCAGAAACATTGAGCCCTCACAGGAGCCTAGGGGTCAGAGGGCCAGCCCAGAGGCAGATGGCTCCAAGGAGAGCACAGACGCAGAGAAGGCA GTGAAGAATCACTCACTGGAACAGGAAGGCAGCCAATAG
- the LOC128597286 gene encoding C-type lectin domain family 18 member A isoform X7: protein MPRPDPSSRLGGLLPVLLALLGVIWAEVWMPQQQEQAPMPRALSRRESFLLLSLHNRLRSRVQPPAANMRRMDWSESLAQLAQARAALCGTPAPSLASTPQVGWNEQLWPAGLVSFVEVVSLWFAEGQQYSHTEAECAHNATCTHYTQLVWATSSQLGCGQHLCSVGQAAMEAFVCAYSPGGNWEVNGKTIIPYKKGTWCTLCTASVSGCFKAWDHEGGLCEVPRNPCRMSCRNHGHLNVSTCHCHCPPGYTGRYCQVRCSVQCVHGQFREEECSCICHVGYEGAQCATKVHFPFHNCDLRIDGDCFMVSSEADTYYRAKMKCQIRGGVLAQIESQKVQDILAFYLGRLETTNEVTDSDFETRNFWIGLTYKTTKDSFRWTTGEQQAFTSFAFGQPDNQGFGNCVEMQASAAFNWNDQRCKTRNRYICQFAQEHISRWDPGP, encoded by the exons ATGCCACGGCCAGATCCCTCCTCCAGGCTGGGGGGCCTCCTGCCTGTACTCCTGGCTCTCCTTGGTGTGATCTGGGCAGAGGTGTGGATGCCCCAGCAGCAGGAGCAGGCTCCGATGCCCAGAG CCCTGAGCAGGAGGGAGAGTTTCTTGCTCCTCTCCCTGCACAATCGCCTGCGCAGCCGGGTCCAGCCCCCTGCGGCCAACATGCGGAGAATG GACTGGAGTGAGAGCTTGGCCCAACTGGCTCAGGCCAGGGCAGCCCTCTGTGGCACCCCGGCCCCGAGTCTGGCGTCTACACCGCAGGTGGGCTGGAATGAGCAGCTGTGGCCTGCAGGCTTGGTGTCCTTTGTTGAAGTGGTCAGCCTGTGGTTCGCAGAGGGGCAGCAGTACAGCCACACAGAGGCCGAGTGTGCCCACAATGCCACCTGCACCCACTACACTCAG CTCGTGTGGGCCACCTCGAGCCAGCTGGGCTGTGGGCAGCATCTGTGCTCTGTAGGCCAGGCAGCCATGGAAGCTTTTGTCTGTGCTTACTCCCCCGG AGGCAACTGGGAGGTCAATGGGAAGACAATCATCCCCTATAAGAAGGGCACCTGGTGTACGCTCTGCACAGCCAGTGTCTCGGGTTGCTTCAAGGCCTGGGACCATGAAGGGGGCCTCTGTG AGGTTCCCAGGAACCCATGTCGGATGAGCTGCCGGAACCATGGACATCTCAATGTCAGCacctgccactgccactgccccCCTGGATACACGGGAAGATACTGCCAAG TGCGGTGCAGCGTGCAGTGCGTGCATGGCCAGTTCCGTGAGGAGGAGTGCTCCTGCATCTGCCACGTGGGCTACGAGGGAGCCCAGTGTGCCA CCAAGGTGCACTTTCCGTTCCACAACTGTGACCTGAGGATCGATGGAGATTGCTTCATGGTGTCTTCAGAGGCAGACACCTACTACAGAGCCAAGATGAAATGCCAG ATAAGAGGCGGGGTGCTGGCCCAGATTGAAAGCCAGAAAGTACAGGACATCCTGGCCTTCTACCTGGGCCGCCTGGAGACCACCAATGAGGTGACTGACAGCGACTTTGAGACCCGGAACTTCTGGATCG GACTCACCTATAAGACCACCAAGGACTCCTTCCGCTGGACCACCGGGGAGCAACAGGCCTTCACCAGTTTTGCCTTTGGACAGCCTGACAACCAGGG GTTTGGCAATTGTGTGGAGATGCAGGCATCAGCCGCCTTCAACTGGAATGACCAACGCTGTAAAACCCGAAACCGTTACATCTGCCAGTTTG CTCAGGAGCACATTTCCCGGTGGGACCCAGGGCCCTGA